Part of the Oerskovia paurometabola genome is shown below.
GTGAGCAGCACCCAGGGCCCGTCCGGGACGGAGCGGCGGACCTCGCGGTCACCCAGGTCGAGGACCTCGCGGCCCAGGCGGTGCGCGAACGAGCGCACCATGCCCGACGCCGACGAGTAGAAGTAGACGACGGTGCGTACCGGGCTCCCCGTGGCGCCGAGGTCCCCGGGTGAGCCCGCAGCGAGAGGAGCGTGATCGGGACGGTCGGCGTCGGGCATGGGTGTGGCACTCCTCAGGGGGTGGGGGACCCTCCAGTCCACACCTGCCCCGCCCTGCTCGCCAGGGCACAAGGTCCCGTCCCGAGCGCCGGGGTGCGCGTCCGGACAGGGGCGCCGGTGTGCTCCCGCGGGGAGGCGGAAGCACACCGTCCCTCGTCAGGGTGCTGCCGTCACGACCGCGCGCGACGCGGCGTGGCGTGCACCGAGATAGCCGAACACGACGGCCGGCCCGATCGTCGAGCCAGGACCCGGGTAGGTACGGCCCATGACCGCGGCGGTCGAGTTGCCCGCGGCGTAGAGCCCTGGGACGGGCGTGAGGTCCTCGCGCAGGACCGCGCCGTGCTCGTCGGTGAGGAGCCCGCCCTTGGTCCCGAGGTCACCCGGGACGATCCTCACGGCCGTGAACGGTCCCTTCTCGATCGCGCCGAGGTTCGGGTTGGGCCTGACGCCGGGGTCGCCGTAGTAGCGGTCGTACAGCGAGTCGCCCCGGTGGAAGTCCTCGTCGACGCCCGAGCGCGCGAATCCGTTGAAACGCTCGACGGTCGCGGTGAGGTGCGCGGGTTCCATGTGGAGCAGCCGGGCGAGGTCCTCGAGCGTGTCGGCGACGACGAGCGTCCCGGCCTTCTCGAGCTTCTTGGTGCCTGACGGTGCGATCGTGAACAGGTACCTCCGGCGCGCCCGGGAGTCCAGGACGAGCCAGGACGGGACCGCAGGCGCGGTGCGGTCGCGCTCGAGCATCGCGTGCCCGAAGTCGATGTAGCTCGCCGACTCGTTGGTGTATCGCCGACCTTGCTGGTCCACCACGATGCTGTACGGCATGCTGCGCTCGCTCAGCACGAAGCCGTTCATCCCGCTGTCGTTGGCGACCCCGGCCCCCCACCACGCGTCGTCCATGAGGGCCAGCGCCCCGCCGACCGCCGCCCCTGCTTCGATCCCGGTGCCGAGGTCGCCGTCCGCGGCCGCGCTCCACCCCGGGACCCCGTGGTACTTCTCGCGCCACTCGGTGCGGTGCGCGAAGCCGCCGGCCGCGACGACCACTCCTCCCCGGGTCCGGACCGTCCGCTGCCCCGTCGGTCCGCCGAGCACCGCCCCGACGACCGCGTCCTCCTCGACCACGAGCTCGACGAGAGGGGTGCTCAGCAGGACGGGAGTGCCCTGGGTGCGGACGACCTGCATGAGCGAGCACACGAGCGCCGCGCCGATGCCCGCGGGACGCTGCCCGCGCACCAGGGAGCCGAGCGTGCGACCCACGAAGCGCGCACCGCGGACGAAGCCCCCCGGCGACGACCATGCCCGGGCGAGGAGCCAGACGTCGTCGGTCCGGAGGGGGAGCGGCATCCCGCCGTCGGTCATGCGGGAGTACTTGATCCACGTGCCGAGCCGACGGGTGTCGAAGGCCTGGGCCTCGATGCTGCGTCCGACCATCCCGCCGGGCTGCTCCGGGTAGTAGTCGGGGTAGTCGGTCGCGCGGACCCAACGGACGCCGTGCTTCTCGAGGCTCGTGACGACCTCAGGCACTGCCTCCACGAAGGCCCGCTTGCGCGCGGGCGACGTGGCGGGGCCCGCGTCCTCGACGACCGCGTCGAGGTACGTCAGCGCCTTCTCGACCGAGTCCTCGACGCCGTCGCGCGCCATGAGCGGGTTGGCCGGCATCCACAGCCCGCCTCCGCTGCGCATCGTCGTACCGCCCCAACGGTCCGTGCCCTCGACCAGAAGGACCTTCGCGCCGGCGTCGGAGGCGGCGACCGCCGCCGAGAGCCCTGCCGCACCGGTCCCGACCACCAGGACATCGACCTCGTCGTCCCACGACCGCTCCATCGCGGCCTCCTCTCACGCGCAGCCTTCGCGCTTCGACAGAACCGGAGGATGATCCTCCGTATCGTGAATGTAGCGGGCGCTACGCTGCTGCGGAAGAGGCCGACCGAGGGGGAACGATGTCCGAGCCAGTCCTGCGCGCCGACGCGCAGCGCAACCGCGACCAGGTCGTCGCGGCGGCCACGTCCTTGTTCCTCGAGGTCGGCCCCGACGTCGCCCTCGAGACCGTGGCTCGCGAGGCCGGAGTCGGCATCGGCACGCTCTACCGCCGTTTCCCCGACCGGGAGGCACTTCTGCGCGCCGTCCTGCAGGACGCCCTCGAGGGTCTCCTGACCGACATGCGCTCGGCACGCGACGGTGAACCCACGGCCTGGGCAGCGCTCGTCGGTGCGCTCGGCTGGTCGCACCGGCTGCGCGTCGTCCTCACCTTGACGGGCTCGCTGACGGGCCCGCTGACGGGCCCGACGACCGGCCCGACGACGACGACCGGCCCGACGACGACGGCCGCCCCGACGACGGCCGGGTCCGCCGACCGTGCGCACGACGCGGGTCTCGTGCACGTCCGCGACGAGCTCGTCGACCTCGTCGACGAGCTCGTGGGTGCCGCCCAGCGCGAGGGGAGCCTGCGCTCGGACGTCGCGACCGGAGACGTGATCCTGCTCATGGCGGCCGTCAGCCGGGGGCTGCCGCGCGGGACGGCCAGCGCGGCGAACGCCTACACCCGGGCTCACGCACTCGTCCTCGACGCGCTGCGCGCCCCCGCGGCGACGCGGCTGCCCGG
Proteins encoded:
- a CDS encoding TetR/AcrR family transcriptional regulator, which translates into the protein MSEPVLRADAQRNRDQVVAAATSLFLEVGPDVALETVAREAGVGIGTLYRRFPDREALLRAVLQDALEGLLTDMRSARDGEPTAWAALVGALGWSHRLRVVLTLTGSLTGPLTGPTTGPTTTTGPTTTAAPTTAGSADRAHDAGLVHVRDELVDLVDELVGAAQREGSLRSDVATGDVILLMAAVSRGLPRGTASAANAYTRAHALVLDALRAPAATRLPGEPTRVGDLPI
- a CDS encoding FAD-dependent oxidoreductase, translated to MERSWDDEVDVLVVGTGAAGLSAAVAASDAGAKVLLVEGTDRWGGTTMRSGGGLWMPANPLMARDGVEDSVEKALTYLDAVVEDAGPATSPARKRAFVEAVPEVVTSLEKHGVRWVRATDYPDYYPEQPGGMVGRSIEAQAFDTRRLGTWIKYSRMTDGGMPLPLRTDDVWLLARAWSSPGGFVRGARFVGRTLGSLVRGQRPAGIGAALVCSLMQVVRTQGTPVLLSTPLVELVVEEDAVVGAVLGGPTGQRTVRTRGGVVVAAGGFAHRTEWREKYHGVPGWSAAADGDLGTGIEAGAAVGGALALMDDAWWGAGVANDSGMNGFVLSERSMPYSIVVDQQGRRYTNESASYIDFGHAMLERDRTAPAVPSWLVLDSRARRRYLFTIAPSGTKKLEKAGTLVVADTLEDLARLLHMEPAHLTATVERFNGFARSGVDEDFHRGDSLYDRYYGDPGVRPNPNLGAIEKGPFTAVRIVPGDLGTKGGLLTDEHGAVLREDLTPVPGLYAAGNSTAAVMGRTYPGPGSTIGPAVVFGYLGARHAASRAVVTAAP